One genomic region from Pseudoduganella lutea encodes:
- the rsgA gene encoding ribosome small subunit-dependent GTPase A, with the protein MLDFASDALRRIGLNNLNAARLAVLPATDTMRPMRIAAIHGEWITVHDGDAGHQARALPRLLASLASDHDTLAVGDWIVVDDLAGEHWIAARAEPLTQLARRANDGRRQVLASNIDTALLVMGLDLDFNLRRLERYIAIVQSAGIAPVIVLTKADLAEDAGERVAAVERRLPGGMPVIALNALSGEAAALLQPWLGTGQTLCLLGASGTGKSTLTNTLAAAGQESAVKTGGTRKGDGRGMHTTTARSLHRCANGACIIDTPGLRTWRPDADETTLSATFDDIAALALHCQFRDCRHELEPDCAVRAGTDPDRLANYHKLLRDARRGEQTPLDRIAARAKWKVISKAAHRHMREKGKP; encoded by the coding sequence ATGCTCGATTTCGCATCCGACGCTTTACGCCGCATCGGACTGAACAACCTTAACGCCGCCCGCCTGGCGGTACTGCCTGCCACGGACACGATGCGCCCGATGCGCATCGCCGCCATCCACGGCGAATGGATCACGGTGCACGACGGCGACGCCGGCCACCAGGCCCGCGCCCTGCCCCGCCTGCTGGCCAGCCTGGCCAGTGACCACGACACGCTGGCGGTCGGCGACTGGATCGTCGTCGACGACCTGGCCGGCGAGCACTGGATCGCCGCACGGGCCGAGCCGCTGACGCAGCTTGCCCGCCGCGCCAACGATGGCCGCCGCCAGGTATTGGCCAGCAATATCGATACGGCCCTGCTGGTCATGGGCCTGGACCTCGATTTCAACCTGCGCCGGCTGGAACGGTATATCGCCATCGTGCAAAGCGCCGGTATCGCGCCGGTAATCGTGCTGACCAAGGCGGATCTGGCCGAGGATGCCGGCGAACGGGTCGCCGCCGTGGAGCGCCGGCTCCCGGGCGGCATGCCCGTCATCGCCCTGAATGCCTTGAGCGGCGAAGCCGCCGCGCTGCTGCAACCGTGGCTGGGAACGGGCCAGACGCTCTGCCTGCTGGGTGCTTCGGGCACGGGCAAATCGACGCTGACCAACACGCTGGCCGCCGCCGGCCAGGAATCGGCAGTAAAAACGGGTGGCACGCGCAAGGGTGACGGCCGCGGCATGCACACGACCACGGCGCGCTCCCTGCACCGCTGCGCCAATGGTGCCTGCATCATCGACACGCCGGGATTGCGCACCTGGCGGCCGGACGCGGATGAAACGACGCTGTCGGCCACGTTCGACGATATCGCGGCGCTGGCCCTGCACTGCCAGTTCCGCGATTGCCGCCACGAACTGGAACCGGATTGTGCCGTGCGCGCGGGCACCGATCCGGACCGGCTGGCCAATTACCACAAGCTGTTGCGCGATGCCCGGCGCGGCGAGCAGACACCGCTGGACCGGATCGCCGCGCGCGCGAAATGGAAAGTGATCAGCAAGGCCGCACACCGGCACATGCGGGAGAAAGGCAAGCCGTAA
- a CDS encoding F0F1 ATP synthase subunit epsilon, producing MANTIHVDVVSAEELIFSGEATFVALPGEQGELGIYPKHTPLITRIRPGAVRIQVAGKSEEEFVFVAGGLLEVQPNAVTVLADTAIRGGDLDEAKAQEAKKLAEESLANNKTGIDYAKAQAELAAAIGQLAALQKLRARGGK from the coding sequence ATGGCAAACACAATTCACGTCGATGTGGTGTCCGCGGAAGAGCTGATCTTCTCCGGCGAAGCCACGTTCGTCGCGTTGCCGGGCGAGCAGGGCGAGCTGGGTATCTACCCGAAGCACACGCCTTTGATCACCCGTATCCGTCCGGGCGCGGTGCGCATCCAGGTTGCAGGCAAGTCGGAAGAGGAGTTCGTCTTCGTCGCCGGCGGCCTGCTGGAAGTGCAGCCGAACGCCGTGACGGTCCTGGCCGACACCGCAATCCGTGGCGGCGACCTGGACGAAGCCAAGGCCCAGGAGGCCAAGAAGCTGGCGGAAGAAAGCCTCGCCAACAACAAGACCGGCATCGACTACGCGAAAGCGCAGGCCGAACTGGCAGCGGCCATCGGCCAGCTGGCAGCCCTGCAAAAACTGCGCGCGCGCGGCGGCAAATAA
- the atpD gene encoding F0F1 ATP synthase subunit beta, which translates to MADGKIVQCIGAVVDVEFPRNAMPKVFDALKMAGSELTLEVQQQLGDGVVRTIALGSSDGLRRGMTIQNTGKPIMVPVGPATLGRIMDVLGNPIDERGPVSQESVASIHRTPPAYDELSPSQDLLETGIKVIDLVCPFAKGGKVGLFGGAGVGKTVNMMELINNIAKAHSGLSVFAGVGERTREGNDFYHEMADAKVVDLDNLGNSKVAMVYGQMNEPPGNRLRVALTGLTIAESFRDQGKDVLFFVDNIYRFTLAGTEVSALLGRMPSAVGYQPTLAEEMGRLQERITSTKTGSITSIQAVYVPADDLTDPSPATTFGHLDSTVVLSRDIASLGIYPAVDPLDSTSRQLDPLVVGQDHYDTARAVQGTLQRYKELRDIIAILGMDELAPEDKLLVARARKMQRFLSQPFHVAEVFTGAPGKYVSLKDTIKGFKMIASGELDHLPEQAFYMVGTIEEAIEKAKKLG; encoded by the coding sequence ATGGCTGATGGCAAAATCGTTCAGTGTATCGGCGCCGTGGTGGACGTGGAGTTCCCGCGCAACGCGATGCCTAAGGTTTTTGACGCGCTGAAAATGGCTGGCTCCGAGCTGACCCTGGAAGTTCAACAGCAGCTGGGTGACGGCGTTGTCCGTACCATTGCTCTGGGTTCTTCCGACGGCCTGCGTCGCGGCATGACCATCCAGAACACCGGCAAGCCGATCATGGTACCGGTCGGTCCGGCAACGCTGGGCCGCATCATGGACGTGCTGGGCAACCCGATCGATGAACGCGGCCCTGTGTCGCAAGAGTCGGTCGCGTCGATCCACCGCACCCCGCCGGCCTACGACGAGCTGTCGCCGTCGCAAGACCTGCTGGAAACCGGCATCAAGGTGATCGACCTGGTGTGCCCGTTCGCCAAGGGCGGTAAAGTCGGCCTGTTCGGCGGCGCCGGCGTGGGCAAGACCGTCAACATGATGGAACTGATCAACAACATCGCCAAGGCACACTCGGGTCTGTCCGTGTTTGCCGGCGTGGGCGAGCGTACCCGCGAAGGTAACGACTTCTACCACGAAATGGCCGATGCCAAGGTCGTCGACCTGGACAACCTGGGCAACTCCAAAGTGGCCATGGTGTACGGCCAGATGAACGAACCGCCGGGCAACCGCCTGCGCGTGGCACTGACCGGCCTGACCATCGCGGAATCGTTCCGTGACCAGGGCAAGGACGTGCTGTTCTTCGTCGACAACATCTACCGCTTCACGCTGGCCGGTACCGAAGTGTCCGCACTGCTGGGCCGTATGCCTTCCGCCGTGGGTTACCAGCCGACGCTGGCCGAAGAAATGGGCCGCCTGCAGGAACGCATCACGTCGACGAAAACCGGCTCGATCACGTCGATCCAGGCCGTCTACGTTCCTGCGGATGACTTGACCGACCCGTCGCCAGCGACGACCTTCGGTCACCTGGATTCCACCGTCGTTCTGTCGCGTGACATCGCCTCGCTGGGTATCTACCCGGCCGTGGACCCGCTGGATTCGACCTCCCGCCAGCTGGACCCGCTGGTCGTCGGCCAGGACCACTACGACACGGCCCGCGCCGTGCAAGGCACGCTGCAGCGCTACAAGGAACTGCGTGACATCATCGCGATTCTGGGCATGGACGAACTGGCACCGGAAGACAAGCTGCTGGTGGCCCGCGCCCGTAAGATGCAGCGTTTCCTGTCGCAGCCGTTCCACGTCGCCGAAGTCTTTACCGGCGCACCGGGCAAGTACGTTTCGCTGAAGGACACGATCAAGGGCTTCAAGATGATCGCTTCGGGCGAACTGGATCACCTGCCGGAGCAGGCGTTCTACATGGTCGGCACGATCGAAGAAGCCATCGAAAAAGCCAAGAAGCTGGGCTGA
- a CDS encoding outer membrane protein — protein sequence MKHILHAAVLAVLFAAGSSGAATATEPYRYWSAHLGANTLDHWDARVDFGAGVAFDGRAELQRGLHGGVQVGHATEHARYELEYERGALRVERLALGPVTEAADGRGHYDAVFANAYRTDRLSESLGTFVGGGIGWGRVELPELRLGSTDCRCFGPASKSGFAWQLRAGLEYRLSPVQAVSLQYTWLALPAPERDDGAAADYERRRFGALSLAYTRRF from the coding sequence ATGAAACACATCTTGCATGCGGCCGTACTTGCGGTCTTGTTCGCGGCCGGATCATCGGGCGCCGCCACGGCCACCGAACCGTATCGCTACTGGAGCGCCCACCTGGGCGCCAATACGCTCGACCATTGGGATGCCCGTGTCGATTTCGGCGCCGGCGTCGCGTTCGACGGCCGCGCCGAGTTGCAGCGCGGCCTGCACGGCGGCGTCCAGGTCGGACACGCCACCGAGCATGCGCGCTACGAGCTGGAATACGAGCGGGGTGCGCTGCGCGTGGAGCGGCTGGCGCTTGGCCCCGTGACCGAGGCGGCCGACGGCCGCGGTCACTACGATGCCGTCTTCGCCAATGCCTATCGCACCGACCGGCTGTCGGAATCGCTTGGCACCTTCGTGGGCGGCGGTATCGGCTGGGGCCGTGTCGAGTTGCCGGAACTGCGGCTGGGCAGTACCGATTGCCGGTGCTTCGGGCCCGCGTCGAAGAGTGGCTTCGCATGGCAGTTGCGCGCAGGGCTCGAGTACCGGCTTTCGCCCGTGCAGGCCGTGTCGCTGCAATATACGTGGCTGGCGCTGCCCGCGCCCGAGCGCGATGACGGGGCGGCGGCCGATTACGAGCGCCGCCGATTCGGTGCGCTGTCGCTCGCCTACACGCGCCGCTTCTAG
- a CDS encoding beta strand repeat-containing protein — MPITTVSVSFANGFAGDAVRNNEAGNAFLASTLGWSKLQFEQATDNGQFGGAQGNDLTGTILVTDALGVQHRIDGVINWRAPSGTVSTMVFYATGSGHTLATAGGGTYFIDPWTEANGDPRSFIGLTFNGQALAIPNGSVSGNAATQGLLGTLNAYLANQPKLTVGDTTVDEGAGTATVTVSLSRASTDTVTVRYTSVDGTATAGTDYGAVTGTLTFAPGQTTKTVTVPVTNTTAVDGARTVSILLSDSSFAAITDNTGVLTITDNDANVPAPATVASVVAEDGAHLGAMPVDSTVGEGGTLVYTVILSGTGGEHALVRGGTAAAGDLGALSFSDGVTWKNGNPATGIVVVPNGVGSFKVTLPTTDDTAIEAAETAVLTVGGVAATGTITDNDSQAVSAVTAEDAAHTGMLPVDDSVAEGASLLYTVTLSGASPVATEYALALSGTAGAGDVASLAFTAGVAWKNGNAGSGIVVVPAGVTTFGVMVATVDDAVIEAAETAVLTVGSVSATGTITDNDSQAVASVIAEDAAHTGATPVDNAVTEGATLVYTVALNGASPSAVEYTLGVAGTAAPQDLGTLSFSDGVAWKNGSAASGIVVVPAGVAAFTVTLPTVDDAVVENAESAVLTVGGVSATGTIVDNDSRSITAVVAEDAANVGANPVDNAVVEGHTLRYTATVSAAGVTDGEYTLAFTGSAATADRGAVTFSHGVTWKNGDPATGIVVVPAAVTSFTIDVATIDDTLVESAETVVITLGGIVAAGTVTDNDAPAIATVTAVDPVQPSSGATSVTEGAALAYAVALNTAGAGPVEFTLALAGTAAAQDVGTLSFSDGVAWKNGVAGSGIVVVPAGVAAFTVTLPTIDDAVVENAESAVLTVGGVSATGTIVDNDSRSITAVVAEDAANVGANPVDNAVVEGQTLRYTATVSAAGVTDGEYTLAFTGSAATADRGAVTFSDGVTWKNGDPATGIVVVPAAVTSFTIDVATIDDTLVESAETVVITLGGIVAAGTVTDNDAPAIATVTAFDAAQPSSGATNVTEGAALAYAVALNTAGAGPVEFTLALAGTAAPQDLGTLSFSDGVAWKNGSATSGIVVVPAGVAAFTVTLPTIDDAVVENAESAVLTVGGVSATGTIVDNDVVVTPPVTPTTPTTPETPTTPETPTTPETPTTPETPTTPETPTTPETPTTPGLQTGLDPASDDGSSQSDTVTSVVTPDFTISGGALLATGGSVRLLSAAGEVVGSNAITAEDIAAGKVNVNAGLLDDGVYTFNAQILDAAGNVVAQAPVAVTIVTDVDGVAPSIELAANGGDFNHDGVLDWQQHAVAQMPMRSLADFALGKSASAASFGAVLAGSVTNAGEAVQLTNGAQLKDLSLTDLPAALPEQFRATSPVFNFTVTAEDGVASLPDLDTGRDGLQTRVVIDLAAGGSLATDFLKFDGATQSYYSFLDDGRLDTMDNGATLVDLNADGRVDRIVLTLTDGGWGDEDGLVNGTIVDPGMLAFDTPDHQVYSILLATGDRYYTASAAEAAQQAAVAGNTFEGVAFDAQPGGQKMTAYYQPFTRDWTFAAAGQALPYACYGAVDGAGGFTAAAAGSGTGTDFHLFQDARGATQLVTAADAASLGLAAQGYTDRGAAFSATTSKAFDFDAEGYLVANQDNASVQALVQQLAASYQSSSAAGFVDAVEQNYLAQVTIVGVAHGAAATAAELNAAFGTGFAN, encoded by the coding sequence ATGCCCATCACCACCGTATCCGTTTCGTTCGCCAACGGTTTCGCCGGCGACGCCGTCCGGAACAACGAAGCCGGAAACGCTTTTCTCGCATCGACGCTCGGCTGGTCGAAGCTGCAATTCGAACAGGCGACGGACAATGGACAGTTCGGCGGCGCCCAGGGCAATGACCTGACGGGCACGATCCTGGTCACGGATGCGCTGGGCGTACAGCACCGCATCGATGGCGTCATCAACTGGCGCGCGCCCAGCGGTACCGTCAGCACGATGGTGTTCTATGCCACGGGCAGCGGCCACACGCTGGCCACGGCTGGCGGCGGCACGTACTTCATCGACCCCTGGACGGAGGCCAATGGCGATCCGCGCAGCTTTATCGGCCTGACCTTCAATGGCCAGGCACTGGCGATCCCGAACGGCTCGGTCAGCGGCAACGCGGCAACCCAGGGCCTGCTCGGCACATTGAACGCCTACCTGGCAAACCAGCCCAAGCTGACCGTCGGCGACACGACTGTCGATGAGGGGGCCGGCACGGCCACCGTCACCGTTTCGCTCAGCCGTGCAAGCACCGATACGGTGACGGTGCGCTACACGTCCGTCGATGGTACCGCCACTGCCGGTACCGACTATGGGGCGGTCACCGGCACGCTGACCTTCGCACCGGGCCAGACGACAAAGACGGTCACGGTACCGGTCACGAATACCACCGCAGTCGATGGCGCGCGCACGGTCTCCATCCTGCTCAGCGACAGTTCATTCGCGGCGATCACGGACAACACGGGCGTGCTGACGATCACCGACAACGACGCCAACGTGCCTGCCCCTGCCACGGTGGCCAGCGTGGTGGCCGAAGATGGCGCGCACCTGGGTGCGATGCCTGTCGACAGCACCGTTGGCGAAGGCGGCACGCTCGTCTATACGGTGATCCTCAGCGGTACCGGCGGCGAGCATGCGCTGGTCCGCGGCGGCACCGCTGCGGCGGGCGACCTGGGCGCACTGTCGTTCAGCGACGGCGTGACCTGGAAGAACGGCAACCCGGCGACGGGCATCGTCGTCGTGCCGAATGGCGTGGGCAGCTTCAAGGTCACGCTGCCGACGACCGACGACACCGCAATCGAAGCGGCGGAAACGGCCGTGCTGACGGTGGGTGGCGTGGCTGCCACCGGCACGATCACGGACAACGACAGCCAGGCCGTGTCGGCCGTTACGGCCGAAGATGCCGCGCACACGGGCATGTTGCCGGTGGACGATAGCGTTGCTGAAGGCGCATCGCTGCTGTACACGGTGACGCTGAGCGGCGCCAGCCCGGTCGCGACCGAATACGCATTGGCGCTGTCCGGCACGGCCGGCGCGGGTGATGTGGCGTCCCTGGCGTTCACCGCCGGCGTGGCCTGGAAGAACGGCAATGCCGGCAGCGGTATCGTCGTCGTGCCGGCCGGCGTCACGACGTTCGGTGTGATGGTCGCCACGGTCGACGACGCCGTCATCGAAGCGGCGGAAACGGCCGTGCTGACGGTGGGCAGCGTGTCCGCCACCGGCACGATCACGGACAACGACAGCCAGGCTGTCGCAAGTGTCATCGCCGAAGACGCCGCGCATACGGGCGCCACCCCGGTCGACAACGCCGTGACCGAAGGTGCCACGCTGGTGTACACGGTGGCGCTGAACGGCGCCAGCCCGTCAGCCGTCGAGTACACGCTCGGCGTGGCCGGCACGGCGGCCCCGCAAGACCTGGGTACCCTGTCGTTCAGCGATGGCGTGGCGTGGAAAAACGGCAGCGCGGCAAGCGGCATCGTCGTCGTCCCCGCCGGCGTGGCGGCCTTCACGGTCACGCTGCCCACTGTCGACGATGCGGTGGTGGAAAACGCCGAAAGCGCCGTGTTGACGGTGGGCGGCGTGTCCGCCACCGGCACCATCGTCGACAACGACAGCCGCAGCATCACGGCCGTCGTGGCCGAGGATGCCGCGAACGTGGGCGCGAACCCGGTCGACAACGCCGTGGTCGAAGGGCATACGCTGCGCTATACCGCCACCGTCAGCGCGGCCGGCGTGACCGATGGCGAATACACCCTCGCGTTCACCGGCAGCGCCGCCACGGCGGACCGGGGCGCGGTCACGTTCTCCCATGGCGTCACATGGAAGAACGGCGACCCGGCCACAGGCATCGTCGTGGTGCCGGCGGCCGTCACCAGCTTCACGATCGATGTCGCGACGATCGACGATACCCTCGTCGAATCCGCGGAAACCGTCGTGATCACGCTGGGCGGCATCGTGGCTGCCGGCACCGTGACCGACAACGACGCGCCGGCTATTGCGACCGTGACCGCGGTCGATCCGGTGCAACCGTCCAGCGGCGCGACCAGCGTCACCGAAGGGGCGGCGCTGGCGTATGCGGTGGCGCTGAACACGGCCGGCGCGGGGCCGGTCGAATTCACCCTGGCCCTGGCCGGCACGGCCGCCGCGCAGGACGTGGGTACCCTGTCGTTCAGCGATGGCGTGGCATGGAAGAACGGCGTTGCGGGCAGCGGCATCGTCGTCGTTCCCGCCGGCGTGGCGGCCTTCACGGTCACGCTGCCGACGATCGACGATGCGGTGGTGGAAAACGCCGAAAGCGCGGTGCTGACGGTGGGCGGCGTGTCCGCCACCGGCACCATCGTGGACAACGACAGCCGCAGCATCACGGCCGTCGTGGCCGAGGATGCCGCGAACGTGGGCGCGAATCCGGTCGACAACGCCGTGGTCGAAGGGCAGACGCTGCGCTACACCGCCACCGTCAGCGCGGCCGGCGTGACCGATGGCGAATACACCCTCGCGTTCACCGGCAGTGCTGCCACGGCGGACCGGGGCGCGGTCACGTTCTCCGATGGCGTCACGTGGAAGAACGGCGACCCGGCCACGGGCATCGTCGTGGTGCCGGCGGCAGTCACCAGCTTCACGATCGATGTCGCGACGATCGACGATACCCTCGTCGAATCCGCGGAAACCGTCGTGATCACGCTGGGCGGCATCGTGGCTGCCGGCACCGTGACGGACAACGACGCGCCGGCCATCGCGACCGTAACCGCCTTCGATGCGGCGCAACCGTCCAGCGGCGCGACCAACGTCACGGAAGGGGCGGCACTGGCCTACGCGGTGGCGCTGAACACGGCCGGCGCGGGGCCGGTCGAATTCACCCTGGCCCTGGCCGGCACGGCCGCTCCGCAAGATCTGGGTACCCTGTCGTTCAGCGACGGCGTGGCCTGGAAAAATGGCAGCGCAACAAGCGGCATCGTTGTCGTCCCTGCCGGCGTGGCGGCCTTCACCGTCACGCTGCCGACGATCGACGATGCGGTGGTGGAAAATGCCGAAAGCGCGGTGCTGACGGTGGGCGGCGTATCCGCCACCGGCACCATCGTGGACAACGACGTCGTGGTCACCCCACCCGTGACGCCGACGACGCCGACGACCCCTGAGACACCGACGACGCCCGAAACGCCGACGACGCCCGAGACGCCGACGACGCCCGAGACGCCAACGACACCCGAAACGCCAACGACACCCGAAACGCCGACGACGCCCGGCCTCCAGACCGGCCTCGACCCGGCATCGGACGATGGCTCGAGCCAGAGCGATACGGTGACCAGCGTTGTCACGCCCGACTTCACGATCAGCGGCGGTGCGCTGCTGGCCACCGGTGGCAGCGTCCGGCTGCTGAGCGCGGCCGGCGAAGTGGTGGGCAGCAATGCCATCACGGCCGAGGATATCGCGGCCGGCAAGGTCAATGTGAACGCAGGCTTGCTCGACGATGGCGTCTACACGTTCAATGCCCAGATCCTCGATGCCGCCGGGAACGTGGTGGCGCAGGCCCCCGTTGCCGTCACGATCGTCACGGACGTGGACGGCGTGGCGCCATCGATCGAACTGGCCGCCAACGGCGGCGACTTCAACCACGATGGCGTGCTCGACTGGCAGCAGCACGCGGTGGCGCAAATGCCGATGCGCTCGCTGGCCGACTTCGCGCTGGGCAAGAGCGCCTCGGCGGCATCGTTCGGTGCCGTACTCGCCGGTTCGGTGACGAATGCCGGCGAAGCCGTGCAGCTGACCAATGGCGCCCAGTTGAAGGACCTGAGCCTGACCGACCTGCCCGCGGCGCTGCCGGAGCAATTCCGTGCCACGTCGCCCGTGTTCAATTTCACGGTCACGGCGGAAGATGGCGTGGCCAGCCTGCCGGACCTCGATACCGGCCGCGACGGCTTGCAGACGCGGGTCGTCATCGACCTGGCGGCCGGCGGTTCGCTGGCAACCGATTTCCTGAAGTTCGACGGCGCCACGCAAAGCTATTACAGCTTTCTCGACGACGGGCGGCTGGACACGATGGACAACGGCGCCACGCTGGTCGACCTGAATGCGGATGGCCGCGTCGATCGTATCGTGCTCACCTTGACGGATGGTGGCTGGGGCGACGAAGATGGGCTCGTCAATGGCACGATCGTCGACCCGGGCATGCTGGCATTCGATACGCCGGACCACCAGGTCTACAGCATCCTGCTGGCGACCGGCGACCGGTATTACACGGCCAGTGCCGCGGAGGCGGCACAGCAGGCGGCCGTGGCCGGCAACACGTTCGAAGGCGTGGCGTTCGACGCACAGCCGGGCGGGCAGAAGATGACGGCGTATTACCAGCCATTTACACGGGACTGGACGTTCGCGGCTGCCGGCCAGGCTTTGCCTTACGCGTGCTACGGCGCCGTGGACGGCGCCGGCGGCTTCACGGCGGCGGCAGCGGGAAGCGGCACGGGAACGGATTTCCACCTGTTCCAGGATGCACGCGGCGCCACGCAGCTGGTCACGGCGGCCGATGCGGCAAGCCTCGGCCTGGCGGCCCAGGGCTATACCGACCGCGGCGCGGCGTTTTCGGCAACGACAAGCAAGGCGTTTGATTTCGACGCGGAAGGGTACCTGGTGGCAAACCAGGATAACGCGTCGGTGCAGGCGCTGGTGCAGCAACTGGCGGCAAGCTACCAGTCGAGCAGCGCGGCGGGCTTCGTCGATGCCGTCGAACAGAATTACCTGGCGCAGGTCACGATCGTCGGTGTCGCGCACGGTGCGGCCGCCACGGCGGCCGAGCTGAATGCGGCATTCGGCACAGGGTTCGCGAACTGA
- a CDS encoding VOC family protein, translated as MFHHLGIVVTDFTRSAALYDACLAPLGIRRTETDMDWAIYAAEGGQPFIWLGSEIPTYWRADHQAGNAPLHIAFAAADREAVDKFYAAAMEHGAEDHGPPGLRVGSGHYYSAYILDFDGNNIEATLREK; from the coding sequence ATGTTTCATCATCTCGGTATTGTCGTGACGGACTTCACACGCAGCGCGGCGCTCTACGACGCCTGTCTTGCGCCGCTGGGAATCCGTCGCACCGAAACCGACATGGATTGGGCCATCTACGCGGCCGAGGGAGGCCAGCCGTTCATCTGGCTGGGCTCCGAAATTCCCACTTACTGGCGGGCTGACCACCAGGCCGGCAACGCGCCGCTGCATATTGCCTTTGCCGCAGCCGATCGCGAAGCCGTCGACAAGTTCTACGCCGCGGCGATGGAACACGGCGCCGAGGATCACGGGCCGCCCGGCCTGCGCGTCGGCTCGGGGCATTATTACAGCGCCTACATCCTCGACTTCGACGGCAACAACATCGAGGCCACGCTGCGCGAGAAGTAG
- the atpG gene encoding F0F1 ATP synthase subunit gamma produces the protein MAVGKEIRGKIKSVENTKKITKAMEMVAASKMRKAQDRMRAARPYADKIRNIAANLAGANPEYTHPFLADDQGTQAKAVGFIIITTDKGLCGGMNTNVLRAVTNKTKELEAAGNKVEAVAIGNKGLGFLNRIGVPVVAQATQIGDTPHLEKLIGPVKVMLEKFQEGKLDAVYLCYTKFINTMKQEPMVEQLLPLTAEKRAADKGGITWDYIYEPDAGTVIDELLERYVEALVYQSVAENLASEQSARMVAMKAASDNAGSVIGELKLVYNKTRQAAITKELSEIVAGAAAV, from the coding sequence ATGGCAGTAGGCAAAGAGATACGTGGCAAGATCAAGAGCGTAGAAAATACGAAGAAGATCACGAAGGCGATGGAAATGGTCGCCGCATCGAAAATGCGCAAGGCGCAGGATCGCATGCGCGCCGCCCGTCCCTACGCGGACAAGATTCGTAACATCGCCGCGAACCTGGCTGGCGCCAATCCCGAGTACACGCACCCGTTCCTGGCAGATGACCAGGGCACGCAGGCAAAAGCCGTTGGCTTCATCATCATCACGACCGACAAGGGTCTGTGCGGTGGCATGAACACCAACGTGCTGCGCGCGGTGACGAACAAGACGAAGGAACTGGAAGCCGCCGGCAATAAAGTTGAAGCGGTCGCGATCGGCAACAAAGGTCTTGGTTTCCTGAACCGCATCGGCGTGCCCGTGGTGGCGCAGGCGACGCAGATCGGCGATACCCCGCACCTGGAAAAGCTGATCGGCCCCGTGAAAGTCATGCTGGAGAAGTTCCAGGAAGGCAAGCTGGACGCGGTCTACCTGTGCTACACCAAGTTCATCAACACGATGAAGCAGGAACCGATGGTCGAGCAGCTGCTGCCGCTGACCGCTGAAAAGCGCGCGGCAGACAAGGGTGGCATCACCTGGGATTACATCTACGAACCGGATGCAGGCACCGTCATCGACGAACTGCTGGAACGTTACGTGGAAGCCCTGGTGTACCAGTCCGTGGCGGAAAACCTCGCGTCCGAGCAGTCGGCGCGGATGGTGGCAATGAAGGCCGCCAGCGACAACGCCGGCAGTGTGATCGGCGAACTGAAGCTGGTGTACAACAAGACCCGTCAGGCAGCCATTACCAAAGAACTCTCTGAAATCGTCGCCGGTGCGGCAGCGGTTTAA